A genome region from Erigeron canadensis isolate Cc75 chromosome 3, C_canadensis_v1, whole genome shotgun sequence includes the following:
- the LOC122592630 gene encoding zonadhesin-like: MAAVSSVDFNGANLKLNQYGEEQETAFLSDSDSENTLIPDKRLIIIGQDVGADDLLISDNTMDYDWLLSPPRNPVVSLEVEEQKTLACHSLISDGQSSSPDSKVENLPTDNTSMTNIAPKLPASSSGVKSFNATIRRPSPARKAPLTGSRSSTPTARPTLPSTTKPLRSSTPTSRATVAATKPVAPSKRSITPTARPSILAAQSKSISRSSTPTNRPSVVAATKSASRSSTPTARPSIVSISKSTSRSSTPTARPSNSSGLLNTSVNGSSSSSAVKARAPSRGSSPSVKSRPSKNLPEKLESTKKSMPERSASSSKERPSVPTVKSNATEINVKAIPKRTSYSPSRGHISNGSVKSGVTRSRGYSNGNDDVNPVLMGTKMVERVVNMRKLAPPRQDHISIQNNTAGKLSVSQDNSGFGRSLSKKSLDMALRHLDIRRSMPGNMRAMITKVPASSVYSVRSESTKTHTINASDSPLATSSSASSDHSENGHSYHQ, translated from the exons ATGGCTGCT GTTTCTTCTGTTGATTTCAATGGAGCTAATCTGAAATTGAATCAATATGGTGAAGAACAAGAAACAGCATTTTTAtcgg ACTCTGATTCTGAGAACACATTGATACCTGACAAAAGACTAATAATAATTGGTCAGGATGTTGGTGCTGATGATTTATTGATTTCTGACAACACCATGGACTACGATTG GCTTCTTTCACCTCCTCGTAATCCAGTAGTCTCGCTGGAAGTGGAAGAGCAAAAAACACTTGCATGTCACAGTCTGATATCTGATGGTCAATCTTCTTCCCCAGATTCCAAA GTAGAAAACCTCCCTACAGATAACACTTCAATGACCAATATAGCACCTAAACTTCCAGCATCCTCCAGTGGTGTTAAATCATTCAATGCCACCATTAGACGACCATCGCCAGCAAGAAAGGCTCCATTAACTGGATCTAGATCCTCAACACCAACAGCGAGGCCCACTCTACCTTCAACAACAAAACCCTTGCGATCATCAACTCCTACATCACGTGCCACAGTTGCTGCCACTAAGCCTGTGGCTCCATCAAAGAGGTCCATAACTCCTACAGCCCGGCCCTCCATACTTGCTGCTCAATCTAAGTCAATATCAAGATCTTCCACCCCGACGAACCGACCCTCCGTAGTTGCTGCTACCAAATCAGCATCAAGATCATCAACCCCTACCGCCCGACCTTCAATTGTTTCTATTTCAAAGTCAACATCAAGATCTTCAACCCCAACGGCCCGGCCTTCTAATTCATCTGGTTTACTTAACACATCTGTCAATGGAAGTAGCTCTTCTTCAGCAGTCAAAGCACGTGCCCCATCACGTGGTAGTTCCCCATCAGTTAAATCAAGACCATCAAAAAATTTACCGGAGAAACTGGAAAGTACAAAGAAATCAATGCCTGAAAGGTCTGCTTCTTCATCTAAGGAAAGGCCAAGTGTACCTACTGTCAAATCCAATGCGACTGAAATTAACGTGAAAGCAATACCTAAGAGGACCTCTTACTCTCCTTCCAGAGGGCATATTTCAAATGGCAGTGTTAAATCTGGGGTAACAAGGAGTCGTGGATATTCAAATGGGAATGATGATGTAAACCCAGTATTGATGGGTACTAAAATGGTTGAAAGGGTTGTAAACATGCGAAAGCTGGCTCCACCGAGACAAGACCACATCTCTATACAGAATAATACGGCTGGAAAGTTGTCGGTGTCACAAGACAACTCAGGATTTGGAAGATCACTGTCTAAGAAATCGTTAGATATGGCTTTGAGACATCTG gatATAAGGCGAAGCATGCCAGGCAACATGCGTGCAATGATCACAAAAGTTCCAGCTTCCTCTGTGTATAGTGTGAGATCCGAGTCAACAAAAACTCACACAATCAACGCTTCTGACTCTCCTCTTGCAACAAGTAGCAGTGCTAGCTCTGACCACAGCGAGAACGGGCATTCCTACCATCAATGA